The Arachis ipaensis cultivar K30076 chromosome B07, Araip1.1, whole genome shotgun sequence genomic interval TGAGCCTAAGGAACTGGGAATTCCTACCAAAGCTTACTATGCAGTTGAAGAGGTTAAAGAGGTAGAACTGAAGTACTTCTATCCTTTGATTAAATATACTTGTGGTTTCTTTGATACCTGCATAAGTTATGAAAATTATTAATGATGGGAGTAGCTAGCTAGTGTTTGCTTGTGTGGAACTTAATCAGTGGACACAAGAACTGATAAGCAGCTTAAACTAACTGCAGAATGCCACTCAGAAAAGCCAAAAGGTCTTTGTGCATGTGCCATCAGAAATCGCTGCTCATGAAGTTGAGGAAATAGGTATGCCATCAAATCCAAAAGTGctgcattttctgttatttttcctttttcaaagaaaaaaaaagttacctTATTTGTATTCTTCATGGTATTGCTGCTCATGAGGTTGAGGAGATAGGTAATCCATGGAATGTACACTTGCTGCATTTTTTCCCCGTCATTTATGCTATTTGCTTTGAAAATGTTGTAATGCTGAAGCTTTTTCCCACATGGTAATCTGAACAATTTTTCCTGTCTTACTCTTTTGCAGGAGTAGAACACTTGCTTAGAGATGTGAAGGATACAACAACTAGCACCCTTGCTACAGAGGTGGGTGACTGGATTCATCACTTGCTATATATTAATTTCTTACTGAAtgtttttgtttctttattttgctGTTATTGTTATCCTTGTATTTATATTTCTCTCTGCGCGCATCGTATTTCTGAGTATGCtaagatatatatattttatctaatgacaaatgttaaaattgttgtttGAGTTCTTTTAGGTAAGTGGAAAACTTACAGCCTTGAAAGGTTTGGATGCAAGACTTAAAGAGATAAGAAGTTATCTTGACCTTGTCATCGATGGAAAGCTTCCTTTAAACCATGAGATTTTGTACCATCTGCAGGTTGGTTTACACACAAACATGTATTTCTTTGTAATTGACAATTATTTGGCCACTGTCACATGGTTTAGCAAGATATGTTAGAAGAATTTTCAGCTGATCTacatttcaatttatttttttttggcttAACTCTATTACTGTGTTTCACCATCTCATGATTTATTGAATTTTGTTAGGATGTGTTCAACCTGCTACCAAACCTTAATGTCAACGATCTGATAAAGGCTTTTGCAGGTTAAGAATGTGAATGAATATGTATGTGTTATGGTTTTCTGCAATGGCCTTTATTGTTGATATCTTTCTTCATTGTTGCAGTGAAAACAAATGATATGATGCTGGTAATATACCTGTCGTCCCTTATCAGAAGTGTAATTGCGCTCCACAACTTGATTAACAATAAGGTTAGATACACTATGCTCAATCTTACTGCATCTATTTGTTATTGTTGTTTGGTGGGTGATTTTGGTTTCATAGCTAGTCCTAGTTTTGGTTgtgttacattattattattattatacttaGTATGAAATGGAGTAAGTTTCAGAGGGTTAGAGTAAAAACACTCCTCTTTTGGCAGATGCTCAACAAAGAACATGAACGCGCAGAAGACTCGAAGTCAGTACCAGTATCAAGTACAGCTGGAAGTTAAAGTTGCTATTATTGACTACATAGACCAAGATCTTTTGCACTTCAACCGTCACTTTGATTGGCCTTCGGCCTTCTTGAGGATTCTGATTCGGGAAATACATGTAACATGGCACAAAAGATCTTTTAACCTGGGAGTGGGAATATTATTGGTTATGCTCATGCTTTATGTTATTTGTACTCTTGAGaacatttttgtttttcaatCTTGGAAGAGTTACAACGATTTGTCCTTAAGCAGATTGATCACGAGTCAGAAATTGATCTTCTATTCCCCGCAAGCTCTCTTGATGCGTTACGAGAATCATTCTTGTCACAAACCGTGCTTGTTACAAACCGTGCATTGTAGCTCAAACATGACTAATGATACAAAAGCACGCAAATTCATTTGAAATAGAAAAATGATCGATTTTTTGTCCCTAATATTTGAAATAGTTTTAATTTTACTTATTGTAAATTTTTTGacagttaatttttttatcttttgagtTATAGTCTTGATCCAAATAGGGGTGATCCAAATAGGGGAGAAAAGTACAAAGACTAACTTTTGATCAATTAAAATctcttttggcattgtttttaaggaTAATTAATCAATCAAAAACCATCAAgtaaaaatgaaatacaaaagagTCCTGCATCAATAACAAACTACGGACTAAAAGATGACAAAATTACACAAAAATGAATCGCACTACCCCATCTTAGATTTATAGACGCCAAATGTTCACCCTTCAAATAGCATCATGGCAAGACTTAGACATTCATAATAGACGAATATATTCACATCAATTACATTATCTCATTTTGACATCCTCCATTGGCATATCATTCACTTACTCACACCAAATAAATCCCTCTCCTCATATATTTTCACCAAACAATGTTCCTTTTGTATTTCCATGTTATCCACTTGTTTAGTTACTTTTATTCATAGTCTTCTTGTCCAATTCAACATCGAAGCCAATAATTCAATTGCATCCCATCTACAGGTGTTCTCCAATTCCAATCTTTCCCAAGTCTTCCTCTCTTTGAAGTTACTGCTGTACTTGAACCTCACCTCCACATTTTGCATGACTTTTTGCTACATATGTCTTGTTCCTCAACATTCTTAAGTCCTTAACTTGCTATTTTTCCATGCATCCATTCaacaatatttttattatcaattataAATATCAATCCCTCCTCTTTCCTATTATCTTCCTCCAATAATATTTGTAATACTATCTCAAGGCTTTGTAAGATTGCGTCCCCTTCCATCTTCTCAGATATTACATCCCCCATTAATCCTCTTAACTCACCTTTTGCATTTTCCAGATATCCTCCAACCATATATGCTTACAAATGATGCTCATATTCCACACTATCCACCACCATCTCTCTCCCTCTATTCTTACCTCCTCCTCAGTTACAAGTTACAACCATCTGTCCATCTTGATTTTCTATTTCTTTCTAATCAAATTTCATTGTCTAACAAGTGTGTAAATTTGCTCCCTGTTAGCCATCGATTCTTTGTTCtcataaattttttaattcataCCCTGCCAAATGACCCACAAAATCTTAAAAGAAAATCATACACCACTTATTCTTACTAATGTTATTTAGAAGATTTGTAAATACTTCTCCAAGAAATACATCATACGAGGAACAAGATATCAAAATATTTCCATATATCTATTAAGGTAATATAAATAAAGGGTACATAAATTGAACATCTTCAAAGTTAGTCCAAAAAATTAAGTAAGAAGGGAGAGAAAACCTTTAACCTTTACAATTTCatttaaaagaagaaaactaaatgATACCTATATGAAATACAAGTGTAGTTGTATATTTTGTATAGATGAAGACTCAATTGAATACAAAACTCAATCCTCCTCAGTTTCATAAGAGAGAACGGATTGCTCAAACTCAGCATCCATAATAACACCATCCATAATATGAACAACAATCTCATTCCTCTTAAAATCCACCATTTCAGATCGAACCCTATTAACAACCAACATTCCATCGATGTCCTTTGAGATGTAAAGTGAGAACCCAGATaaagaatcatagttcacaagCTCACCAAGTTTCACACTATCCGAGTGAATTGATCTAGGAACAGCTGAGAATCCCAACACACGAGACACAATCGCATATGTATCATTGTACTTGTCAGGTTTCAAGCTATCATTGAAATCTAGACGCAGATCTCGCTTGAAAGCTTCCTCCGATGGAACAAAAACAGTGAATGCAAGATCATGAGGCAACATCTCAAGCATCATGTTACCGAGCTTGCTCAACTTGAAATCATGAGGGATTTTTCTGGATCTGATTTTTGGGTACAATACCATTTGGCTGTTCTTGGTTGATGCATCTGGAAGCTTGAGAACTGTGACTATCACAATCAAAAGGCAGCATATAGTTACCATAATGAGGATAAGAGCTGTTGAATGCTTCAAGAACATGCGCCTCTTCATTTTGGTGAAGACCCAGAATCAAACTTGATGAAAActtactaattttaatataaagtTTTGAACTTTATAACCTTGTTATTCAAGATAAGTGGAATCTATTACCAGAAGTTTAAAAGGTAAAGGCTCAAACTTGAAGTGATCTTGTGAATAAAATACAATCAGGTACAATACCCATTTTAGGTAAAACGAAAATCTTAAGAAATCAGAATCTGGGacttaaaaattgaaatgaaTTTGACACTCTGTGACTTGGATTCTTCTTCTTGTCAGATAAATAGAAGAACCTCTTATAGAACACTCCGT includes:
- the LOC107609279 gene encoding 26S proteasome non-ATPase regulatory subunit 7 homolog A, with the translated sequence MDVIKTQQISWRAIEKVVVHPLVLLSIVDNYNRVAKDTRKRVVGVLLGSSFKGTVDVTNSYAVPFEEDDKDPSIWFLDHNYHESMFSMFKRINAKEHVVGWYSSGPKLRENDLDIHALFNDYVPNPVLVIIDVEPKELGIPTKAYYAVEEVKENATQKSQKVFVHVPSEIAAHEVEEIGVEHLLRDVKDTTTSTLATEVSGKLTALKGLDARLKEIRSYLDLVIDGKLPLNHEILYHLQDVFNLLPNLNVNDLIKAFAVKTNDMMLVIYLSSLIRSVIALHNLINNKMLNKEHERAEDSKSVPVSSTAGS
- the LOC107608215 gene encoding uncharacterized protein LOC107608215; protein product: MKRRMFLKHSTALILIMVTICCLLIVIVTVLKLPDASTKNSQMVLYPKIRSRKIPHDFKLSKLGNMMLEMLPHDLAFTVFVPSEEAFKRDLRLDFNDSLKPDKYNDTYAIVSRVLGFSAVPRSIHSDSVKLGELVNYDSLSGFSLYISKDIDGMLVVNRVRSEMVDFKRNEIVVHIMDGVIMDAEFEQSVLSYETEED